Within Epilithonimonas zeae, the genomic segment GAAGTTTTTCTTACTTTCTGTAATGGTCAAATAATAATCACCCGCCTTTGTCTCCCGCACATCAAAGAAATAAGTTCTTCTTCCTGCTTTCAACACTTTAGTGAAAATCTCATTCTCATGTCGTTCCTTAAATTCACTCATTGTTAAATATTTTTTAGAAATCTGTTTTAACAAATATAACAGAATTCTCGGAATTTCAAAATATTTTGTTAAAAAAATCTGTTAAATGAGCTTTTTTCTTAAAATTTTAATAAAAATATTATTGATATTGTAGTTGAATTTAATTGAGATATAAAATTTCGTCAGCTCTTTTCGCGCTTGATTCTCTGTGAGTTATTATGATAGAAGTAGTAGTTTTGATGTCGTTATCAATATTCTGCAAGATGTTTTCCTCTGTTTCTGTATCCAAGGCAGAAAGACAATCATCAAAGATTAGAATATTCGGTTGTTTTATCATCGCTCTGGCAATGCAAATTCTCTGTTTCTGCCCACCAGAAAGCATTACACCGCGTTCGCCAACCATCGTTTTGTATTGCTCTTTGAACTCTTCTATATTTTTGTGGACATCTGCTTTTTTCGCCATTTCTACCACCAAGTCACGATTTGGGTTATCAACAGCGAATCCAATATTGTTCTCTATCGTATCAGAAAAAAGATAACTTTCTTGTGGTGTATAGCCTAATTGGTCTCGATAAAGTTTCAGATTATGAGTTTTCAGATTCTTTCCATCGATGAGGATTTCACCTTCATCCGGGTCAATTAGTCGGCAAAGCAATTGTGCAATGGTAGATTTTCCACTTCCGGTTTTACCCATTATTGCGAGAGATTTTCCAGCGTCAATTTTAAAACTTAGATTTTCGATAGCTTTGATTCCTGTATTTGGATAAGTGTAACTCACATTTCGGAATTCAATTTCTCCAGTGATTGGATAAACTTCATTATTGGTATTAATAATATCAGATTTCATATCCAAAAACTCATTGACACGTTGCATACTGGCATCTGCTCTTTGATTGACAGAAGTTACCCAGCCCAACATCGAGAAAGGAAAAATCAACATATTAATGTACATAAAGAAATCTGCAATTGTTCCGACACTCATTTCTCCTGCAATATATTTTTGTCCGCCAATGTATAGAATCGCTACATTAAGAAGTCCGATAACGAAAATGATAATCGTGAAAAAGTAAGCCTCAGTTCTGGCTAAGTCAAGTGCTTTGTCCTGATAATCTTTTACTTTGATTCCATAATTTTTCTCAATATATCTTTCTTTGCTAAAGAACTTCACTACACGGATCCCCGAAAAACTGTCTTGTACAAAAGTTGAAATGCCGGACTGGCTTTTCTGCATTACCTTCGATTTTTTATTAATAATGTCGCTCACTTTGTAGATTCCGTAAGACAGAATTGGTAGCGGAACCAAAGTCCAAAGCGTCATCTGCAAATCCGTCATAAACATATAAGAGCTGGTAATGATCAACAAAATAATCAAATTCACAACGTACATTACGCCAGGACCGAGATACATTCTGATGGCCACAACGTCCTCACTCAATCGGTTCAGCAGGTCTCCAATTGTTGTCTTTTTGTAATCTGTGATGGAAAGTTCCTGATAATGGCGATAGATTTTGTTCTTCAATTCATATTCAATTCTTCTGGATGCCACAATAATGGTTTGTCTCATCATAAATGTGAAAAAACCAGAAAGCAGGGAACAGCCAATTAAAATTCCGGAATTGATGAAAATTATTCTGAAGTAAGTCCAGTTATTTTTAACATTATCAATGATATTAAGGTCAGATGATAGGTTTAATGTTGAGTAATTTTTTTCGATAATATTGATAGTCTGTCCGATATATTGGATTTTGTAGATCGCAAAAAAGTTACTCAGAATGATGAATAAAAATCCCCAAAAAAGTAAGACGCGATGTTTCCAGAAATAGGGATTCAGTGTTTTTAAAGCTTTCATTTTTTACACTTTGATTTTCCAAAGTCTTTGCAAAATTAATGATTTAAAATTTCAGAAAAGACTTTAAAAGCAGATTTGAGATTTCTTAACAAATGATAAGATATTTAAAAAATGACGAGGCACAGAAGTTGACATTTATCACTAATTTTGTATCCGAAAAATCTAAATAAATGAATCCAAAACCTAAATACGATATTGCGTTGGTAGGCGGTGGAATTATGAGTGCAACTTTGGCAACAATGCTTCACGAATTTGACCCGAGTCTGGAAATTGCAATTTTCGAAAGACTGGAAAAAGTGGCCAAAGAGAGTTCTTCTGCTTGGAACAACGCTGGAACAGGACATTCTGCTTTCTGCGAACTGAATTATACGCCTGAGAAAGAAGGCAAAATCGATATCAAAAAAGCGGAATATATCGCAGAACAATTTGAAGTTTCTAAGCAATTCTGGTCTTATTTAATCAACAAAGGAATTATTGACAATCCGAAGGAATTCATCAATTCCTGTACACATATGAGCTTCGTCTTTGGAGAAAAGGATGTGAATTATCTTAAGAAAAGGCACGAAGCTTTGCAAAAATCACCTTTGTTCCAAGGAATGGAATATTCTGATAATCATCAACAATTAGAAGAATGGCTTCCGCTAATGATGCAGAAAAGAATGGCGACAGACAAACTGGCTGCTACGAAAATGGATCAGGGAACCGATGTCGATTTTGGAAGTTTAACTACGAAATTGATAGACCATCTCAAAAAAACGGAGTCTGTAGAAGTTTTCACTTACCACGAAGTAAAAGATGTGGAAGCGGATGGGAACGGAGGCTGGAATCTGAAAGTGAAAGACAGACAGAACCTACATAAACAAACTGTGAATGCAAAATTTGTTTTCATTGGTGCTGGTGGATACGCACTTCCACTTTTGGAAAGTTCTGGAATTGAAGAAAGCAAAGGTTACGGTGGTTTCCCTGTGAGTGGACAATGGCTGGTAACAACCAATCCTGAGTTAGTGGAAAAACATCACGCAAAGGTTTATACACAAGCAACTGTTGGTGCTCCGCCAATGTCAGTTCCGCATCTTGACCTAAGAATTATTGATGGTCAAAAAGCATTGTTGTTTGGACCTTTTGCAGGATTTTCGACTAAGTTTTTGAAAGAAGGAAGTTATCTGGATTTGCCGGAAAGCGTGAATTTCAAAAATATCCGTTCTCTGTTTGGCGCTTGGTGGCACAATATGCCTTTGACAAGATATTTGATTCAGCAGGTGACGATGAGCAAATCTCAGAGAATGTCGCACCTGAGAGACTTTGTGAAAGATGCCAAAGAAGAAGATTGGGAATTGAAACACGCCGGACAAAGAGTTCAAATTATCAAAAAAGACAGATTCGAAGGTGGAAGATTGGAGTTCGGGACAGAAGTGGTTGTGAACAAAGACAAAAATATCGCATCACTTTTGGGGGCATCTCCGGGAGCTAGTACTTCTGCATTTGCAATGATCATGGTTTTGGAAAACTGTTTTGCTGATAAGTTGAAAACCGATTGGAAAAACAAATTGGTAGAAATGGTTCCTAGTTATGGGAAGAAATTAGCAGAACATCCGGAACTCATCAACGAAATAAGAGATTATTCTAAAGAGAAATTAGAATTGGAATATTAATGAGTGAAACTATTGTAAAACCAATCATTGCTGAAGAAATTCTATTGGAGCTTCAGTCCAAAATGAAAGAAGAGAAGCAGGTCATCTTGCATTGCTGTTTCAAATCAGACTTCATTATGGAGGAAAAAATCAGGATTTGGTCATCAACTTATCTTGTTGATAGGAATTCTGACCATATTTCTAAGCTCATTCATTTTGAAAATATCAGCCTATTCCCAACTTGGACAGATGTCCCTGTTGCAAAAGAATATTGGTTTACATTGATTTTTTCCGGATTGCCAGATGATTGTAAGGTTTTTGATTTTATAGAATTGATTCCTCAGTCGGGCGGATTTTTTCAAGAAGGTATTGTGAGGAATTCCTCTGATATTTACAGAATTATCCTAGATATATAAAAAGAAAGGTTTAGAAATCTCTGAACCTTTTTTATTTTTTTAAATTATCAAATGCCTTTTGTAATTCGGGATTTGAAGAAAAAGAGTAGTCATTTTTGTCCATCAGAGTTTTGGAATAGTTCATTCGGTCTTTGGTTAATGGATGCGTGGACAAGATTTTTGGAACTTCTATATTATCATTTTTTTCAAGTAATTTGAAGAGTTGATACATCCCTTCCGGATTGATTTTATTTTGTTTCAAAATCACATAAGAACCTTCATCTGCTGATTCCTCAAATTCTCGGGAAAAAGACAAATTATTCAGCTCATTTGCGTTATTCGCTAAAGTGGTCATAATTCCATTCACATCGCCAACAACTA encodes:
- a CDS encoding ABC transporter ATP-binding protein, which gives rise to MKALKTLNPYFWKHRVLLFWGFLFIILSNFFAIYKIQYIGQTINIIEKNYSTLNLSSDLNIIDNVKNNWTYFRIIFINSGILIGCSLLSGFFTFMMRQTIIVASRRIEYELKNKIYRHYQELSITDYKKTTIGDLLNRLSEDVVAIRMYLGPGVMYVVNLIILLIITSSYMFMTDLQMTLWTLVPLPILSYGIYKVSDIINKKSKVMQKSQSGISTFVQDSFSGIRVVKFFSKERYIEKNYGIKVKDYQDKALDLARTEAYFFTIIIFVIGLLNVAILYIGGQKYIAGEMSVGTIADFFMYINMLIFPFSMLGWVTSVNQRADASMQRVNEFLDMKSDIINTNNEVYPITGEIEFRNVSYTYPNTGIKAIENLSFKIDAGKSLAIMGKTGSGKSTIAQLLCRLIDPDEGEILIDGKNLKTHNLKLYRDQLGYTPQESYLFSDTIENNIGFAVDNPNRDLVVEMAKKADVHKNIEEFKEQYKTMVGERGVMLSGGQKQRICIARAMIKQPNILIFDDCLSALDTETEENILQNIDNDIKTTTSIIITHRESSAKRADEILYLN
- the mqo gene encoding malate dehydrogenase (quinone) — translated: MNPKPKYDIALVGGGIMSATLATMLHEFDPSLEIAIFERLEKVAKESSSAWNNAGTGHSAFCELNYTPEKEGKIDIKKAEYIAEQFEVSKQFWSYLINKGIIDNPKEFINSCTHMSFVFGEKDVNYLKKRHEALQKSPLFQGMEYSDNHQQLEEWLPLMMQKRMATDKLAATKMDQGTDVDFGSLTTKLIDHLKKTESVEVFTYHEVKDVEADGNGGWNLKVKDRQNLHKQTVNAKFVFIGAGGYALPLLESSGIEESKGYGGFPVSGQWLVTTNPELVEKHHAKVYTQATVGAPPMSVPHLDLRIIDGQKALLFGPFAGFSTKFLKEGSYLDLPESVNFKNIRSLFGAWWHNMPLTRYLIQQVTMSKSQRMSHLRDFVKDAKEEDWELKHAGQRVQIIKKDRFEGGRLEFGTEVVVNKDKNIASLLGASPGASTSAFAMIMVLENCFADKLKTDWKNKLVEMVPSYGKKLAEHPELINEIRDYSKEKLELEY